A region from the Anaeromyxobacter diazotrophicus genome encodes:
- a CDS encoding CgeB family protein codes for MHIAFFGSSLVSAYWNGAATYYRGLLRALAGRGHAVTFYEPDAFDRQAHRDIPDPPWARVVVWQPGQPEALDRCLSEARRADLVVKASGVGVLDAELERRALELRRPGNAVIFWDVDAPATLERVASDPADPFRALVPRYDAVFTYGGGAPVVRAYRSLGARACIPIYNALDPETHHPAPADPRLAADLAFLGNRLPDREARVRAFFLRAAQRLPGRRFVLGGAGWGDLALPANVRWLGHVPTGDHNALNCSCTAVLNVNRDSMARFGFSPPTRVFEAAGAGACVVTDAWEGLELFLEPGREVLVARDGEEVAEHLAALQPARARRLGAAALRRVLAEHTYAQRARQVEVALDEGGAAREIA; via the coding sequence ATGCACATCGCCTTCTTCGGCTCCAGCCTGGTGTCGGCCTACTGGAACGGGGCGGCGACGTATTACCGGGGGCTCCTCCGGGCGCTGGCGGGGCGAGGGCACGCCGTGACCTTCTACGAGCCCGATGCCTTCGATCGCCAGGCACACCGCGACATCCCGGACCCGCCGTGGGCGCGGGTGGTCGTCTGGCAGCCGGGGCAGCCGGAGGCGCTCGATCGCTGCCTCAGCGAGGCGCGGCGCGCCGATCTGGTGGTGAAGGCGAGCGGGGTCGGCGTGCTCGACGCGGAGCTGGAGCGGCGCGCGCTCGAGCTGCGCCGGCCCGGCAACGCGGTGATCTTCTGGGACGTCGACGCGCCGGCGACGCTGGAGCGCGTCGCGTCGGACCCGGCCGATCCGTTCCGGGCGCTGGTGCCGCGCTACGACGCGGTGTTCACCTACGGCGGCGGCGCGCCGGTGGTGCGCGCGTACCGATCGCTCGGTGCGCGGGCGTGCATCCCCATCTACAACGCGCTCGACCCCGAGACGCACCACCCGGCGCCGGCCGACCCGCGGCTGGCGGCGGACCTCGCCTTCCTCGGCAACCGGCTCCCCGATCGCGAGGCGAGGGTGCGGGCGTTCTTCCTCCGCGCGGCGCAGCGGCTCCCCGGCAGGCGCTTCGTGCTGGGGGGCGCCGGCTGGGGCGACCTCGCGCTGCCCGCCAACGTCCGCTGGCTCGGGCACGTGCCCACCGGCGACCACAACGCGCTCAACTGCTCATGCACGGCCGTGCTCAACGTGAACCGCGACAGCATGGCGCGCTTCGGGTTCTCCCCGCCGACGCGCGTCTTCGAGGCGGCCGGCGCCGGCGCGTGCGTCGTCACCGACGCCTGGGAGGGGCTCGAGCTCTTCCTCGAGCCGGGGCGCGAGGTGCTCGTCGCGCGCGACGGCGAGGAGGTGGCGGAGCACCTCGCCGCCCTCCAGCCGGCGCGCGCCCGGCGCCTCGGGGCGGCGGCGCTGCGGCGGGTCCTCGCGGAGCACACCTACGCGCAGCGGGCGCGCCAGGTGGAGGTCGCCCTGGACGAAGGCGGCGCCGCTCGGGAGATCGCGTGA
- a CDS encoding CgeB family protein, with amino-acid sequence MRPGLRAAAGGGEPGPRPASGASRTADIVLLGLSITSSWGNGHATTYRGLVRELVRRGHRVTFLERDVPWYADNRDLPRPPWGRTELYRNVEELKDRFTRLVRAADLVVVGSYVPQGAAVGAWVLEQAGGTTAFYDIDTPVTLARLARGDCDYLTPELVPRYGLYLSFTGGPTLRHVERALGARAARALYCSVDPELYRPEPREALWDLGYLGTYGEDRQPVLDRLLLEPARRWREGRFAVAGAQYPRELRWPPNVARMEHLAPPQHASYYGAQRFALNATRADMVRAGFSPSVRLFEAGACGTPVISDAWEGLEEFFQPGREILIARGADEVLRLLRELPEEERRRLGQAARARVLGEHTAAHRARALEGYLAEASGGGG; translated from the coding sequence GTGAGGCCGGGCCTCCGCGCGGCCGCCGGAGGTGGCGAGCCCGGGCCCCGGCCGGCCTCCGGGGCGAGCAGGACGGCCGACATCGTCCTGCTCGGCCTCTCCATCACCTCGTCCTGGGGCAACGGCCACGCCACCACCTACCGCGGCCTGGTGCGGGAGCTCGTCCGGCGGGGCCACCGCGTCACCTTCCTCGAGCGCGACGTGCCCTGGTACGCCGACAACCGCGACCTCCCGCGCCCGCCCTGGGGCCGGACGGAGCTGTACCGGAACGTCGAGGAGCTGAAGGACCGCTTCACGCGCCTGGTGCGGGCCGCCGACCTGGTGGTGGTCGGCTCCTACGTGCCGCAGGGCGCGGCGGTGGGTGCGTGGGTGCTCGAGCAGGCCGGGGGCACCACCGCCTTCTACGACATCGACACGCCGGTGACGCTGGCGCGGCTCGCCCGCGGCGACTGCGACTACCTCACGCCCGAGCTCGTGCCGCGCTACGGGCTGTACCTCTCCTTCACCGGCGGTCCAACCCTGCGGCACGTGGAGCGCGCGCTGGGGGCGCGCGCCGCGCGGGCGCTCTACTGCAGCGTCGACCCGGAGCTGTACCGGCCGGAGCCGCGCGAGGCGCTGTGGGACCTCGGCTACCTCGGCACCTACGGCGAGGATCGCCAGCCGGTGCTCGACCGGCTGCTGCTCGAGCCGGCGCGCCGCTGGCGCGAGGGGCGCTTCGCGGTCGCCGGCGCGCAGTATCCCCGCGAGCTGCGCTGGCCGCCCAACGTGGCGCGCATGGAGCACCTGGCGCCGCCCCAGCACGCCTCCTACTACGGCGCGCAGCGCTTCGCGCTCAACGCCACCCGCGCCGACATGGTGCGGGCGGGGTTCTCGCCGTCGGTCCGGCTGTTCGAGGCCGGCGCCTGCGGGACCCCGGTCATCTCGGACGCGTGGGAGGGCCTGGAGGAGTTCTTCCAGCCCGGCCGCGAGATCCTGATCGCCCGCGGCGCGGACGAGGTGCTGCGCCTGCTCCGGGAGCTGCCGGAGGAGGAGCGGCGGCGCCTCGGCCAGGCGGCGCGGGCGCGGGTCCTGGGCGAGCACACGGCGGCGCACCGGGCGCGGGCGCTGGAGGGCTACCTCGCCGAGGCGAGCGGCGGAGGAGGGTGA
- a CDS encoding UDP-glucose dehydrogenase family protein produces the protein MRISVVGSGYVGLVAGACLADSGNAVTCIDTDEQKIRWLEDGYLPIYEPGLEDLVRRNVRQKRLAFSTDYASVAKAQVVFIAVGTPPGDDGSADLRHVLAAAAEIARHLREYTAVVLKSTVPVGTTDQVREAMARLTEAEFDVVSNPEFLKEGAAIDDFQKPDRVVVGTASERARKLLAEIYAPFVRTEKPILFMDPRSAELTKYAANAMLATRISFMNDIALLCERIGADVDQVRKGAGADRRIGYSFLFPGVGYGGSCFPKDVSALIAAGRETGVDLEILKAVEHTNRRQKRALVDKAMRHFAGAIAGKRFAVWGLAFKPKTDDMRESPAVEVIEGLLGKGATIRCHDPVAEAVAEKHFGARISYAETPYDCVEGADALFVVTEWNQFRKPDLTRIRQSMRLPVVFDGRNIFDPEAMREAGFVYYGIGRR, from the coding sequence GTGCGGATCAGCGTGGTGGGCAGCGGGTACGTGGGGCTGGTGGCGGGGGCGTGCCTGGCGGACTCGGGCAACGCCGTCACCTGCATCGACACCGACGAGCAGAAGATCCGGTGGCTCGAGGACGGGTACCTCCCGATCTACGAGCCGGGCCTGGAGGACCTCGTGCGGCGCAACGTGCGCCAGAAGCGGCTCGCCTTCTCGACCGACTACGCCTCGGTGGCGAAGGCGCAGGTGGTGTTCATCGCCGTCGGCACCCCGCCCGGCGACGACGGCTCGGCCGACCTGCGGCACGTGCTGGCGGCGGCGGCGGAGATCGCGCGGCACCTGCGGGAGTACACGGCGGTGGTGCTGAAGAGCACGGTGCCGGTGGGCACGACCGACCAGGTGCGCGAGGCGATGGCGCGGCTGACCGAGGCCGAGTTCGACGTGGTCTCGAACCCCGAGTTCCTCAAGGAGGGGGCGGCCATCGACGACTTCCAGAAGCCGGACCGGGTGGTGGTGGGCACGGCCTCGGAGCGGGCGCGCAAGCTGCTGGCCGAGATCTACGCGCCGTTCGTGCGGACCGAGAAGCCCATCCTCTTCATGGACCCGCGCTCGGCCGAGCTCACCAAGTACGCGGCCAACGCCATGCTGGCGACGCGCATCTCGTTCATGAACGACATCGCGCTGCTCTGCGAGCGCATCGGCGCAGACGTGGACCAGGTGCGCAAGGGCGCCGGCGCCGACCGGCGCATCGGGTACTCCTTCCTCTTCCCCGGGGTGGGGTACGGCGGCTCCTGCTTCCCGAAGGACGTCTCGGCCCTCATCGCCGCCGGGCGCGAGACGGGGGTGGACCTCGAGATCCTGAAGGCGGTCGAGCACACCAACCGCCGGCAGAAGCGGGCGCTCGTCGACAAGGCCATGCGCCACTTCGCCGGCGCCATCGCCGGCAAGCGCTTCGCGGTGTGGGGCCTCGCCTTCAAGCCCAAGACCGACGACATGCGGGAGTCGCCGGCGGTGGAGGTCATCGAGGGGCTGCTCGGGAAGGGCGCCACCATCCGCTGCCACGACCCGGTGGCGGAGGCGGTGGCGGAGAAGCACTTCGGGGCGCGCATCTCCTACGCCGAGACCCCCTACGACTGCGTCGAGGGGGCCGACGCGCTCTTCGTCGTCACGGAGTGGAACCAGTTCCGCAAGCCCGACCTGACGCGGATCCGCCAGTCGATGCGGCTGCCGGTGGTGTTCGACGGGCGCAACATCTTCGATCCGGAGGCGATGCGGGAGGCGGGGTTCGTCTACTACGGGATCGGGCGGCGGTAG
- a CDS encoding sugar phosphate nucleotidyltransferase, whose translation MWGVIPAAGVGSRIQPLAFSKELLPVGSQLVDGTERPKAVSEYLVERMLRAGARKLCFVVSPGKSDIVEYYGGQIGPAHVCYTVQPRPAGLCDALFRALPWIAPHEEVLVGLPDTVWFPADGLARLGGDFSFLLFPVARPDLFDAVVTGAGGEVRAIEVKAEHPSTRWIWGAFRLSGEVLAQLHLLWIERARSDEYFGTLVNAWLGRGGHAHALRAGEAYVDVGTLHGYHEALQILRGQEAARHVREEAEREEPAAPPEP comes from the coding sequence ATGTGGGGCGTCATCCCGGCCGCCGGCGTGGGGAGCCGCATCCAGCCGCTCGCCTTCTCGAAGGAGCTGCTCCCGGTGGGGAGCCAGCTCGTGGACGGGACCGAGCGGCCCAAGGCGGTCTCGGAGTACCTCGTCGAGCGCATGCTCCGCGCCGGAGCGCGCAAGCTCTGCTTCGTCGTGTCGCCCGGGAAGAGCGACATCGTCGAGTACTACGGCGGCCAGATCGGCCCGGCCCACGTCTGCTACACGGTGCAGCCGCGGCCGGCCGGGCTGTGCGACGCGCTCTTCCGCGCCCTGCCCTGGATCGCGCCGCACGAGGAGGTGCTGGTCGGGCTGCCGGACACGGTCTGGTTCCCGGCGGACGGGCTGGCGCGCCTCGGCGGCGACTTCTCCTTCCTGCTCTTCCCGGTGGCGCGCCCCGACCTGTTCGACGCGGTGGTGACCGGCGCCGGCGGGGAGGTGCGCGCCATCGAGGTGAAGGCGGAGCACCCCTCCACGCGCTGGATCTGGGGCGCGTTCCGGCTCTCCGGGGAGGTGCTGGCCCAGCTCCACCTGCTGTGGATCGAGCGCGCCCGGAGCGACGAGTACTTCGGGACGCTCGTGAACGCGTGGCTGGGCCGCGGCGGCCACGCGCACGCGCTCCGGGCCGGCGAGGCGTACGTGGACGTGGGCACGCTGCACGGCTACCACGAGGCCCTGCAGATCCTCCGCGGCCAGGAGGCCGCGCGCCACGTCCGCGAGGAGGCGGAGCGGGAGGAACCGGCGGCGCCGCCGGAGCCGTGA
- a CDS encoding CgeB family protein, whose amino-acid sequence MRLVVFGLTISSSWGNGHATLWRGLARSLARRGHHLTFFERDVPYYAAARDLTALPGGALWLYAAWGDALPAARRALAEADCAMVTSYCPDGAAAAELVLESRAPVRAFYDLDTPVTLDRARRGEAVDYIGPRGLGGYDLVLSFTGGAALSELARAFGARRVVPLYGSVDPEVHRPTAAAPAFRADLSYLGTYAPSRQAALEQLFVEPARRRPERTFVLGGAQYGRDFPWRDNIRYVRHLPPSDHPAFYCSSPLTVNVTRGPMAAMGYCPSGRLFEAAACGTPVLSDAWEGLSAFFEPGREILVARDTEEALAAVDLPPGELARVGRAARARVLAQHTAERRAAELVAAIEGAGRAG is encoded by the coding sequence ATGCGGCTCGTCGTGTTCGGGCTCACCATCAGCTCGTCGTGGGGCAACGGGCACGCGACGCTCTGGCGAGGGCTCGCGCGCTCGCTCGCGCGGCGGGGCCACCACCTCACCTTCTTCGAGCGCGACGTCCCGTACTACGCCGCGGCCCGCGACCTCACCGCGCTGCCCGGGGGCGCGCTGTGGCTCTACGCGGCCTGGGGCGACGCGCTCCCGGCCGCGCGCCGGGCGCTCGCCGAGGCCGACTGCGCCATGGTCACCTCCTACTGCCCGGACGGCGCGGCCGCGGCCGAGCTCGTGCTCGAGTCGCGCGCGCCGGTCCGCGCCTTCTACGACCTCGACACGCCGGTCACGCTCGACCGGGCGCGGCGGGGCGAGGCGGTCGACTACATCGGGCCGCGCGGGCTGGGCGGCTACGACCTGGTGCTCTCCTTCACCGGCGGCGCCGCGCTCTCCGAGCTGGCGCGGGCGTTCGGGGCGCGGCGGGTCGTGCCGCTCTACGGCAGCGTCGACCCGGAGGTGCACCGGCCCACCGCCGCGGCGCCCGCCTTCCGCGCCGACCTGTCGTACCTCGGGACCTACGCCCCGAGCCGCCAGGCGGCGCTCGAGCAGCTCTTCGTCGAGCCGGCGCGCCGGCGGCCGGAGCGCACGTTCGTGCTGGGCGGCGCCCAGTACGGGCGCGACTTCCCCTGGCGCGACAACATCCGCTACGTGCGGCACCTCCCGCCCTCCGACCACCCCGCCTTCTACTGCTCCTCTCCGCTGACCGTGAACGTCACCCGCGGGCCCATGGCGGCCATGGGCTACTGCCCCTCCGGCCGGCTGTTCGAGGCGGCCGCCTGCGGCACCCCGGTGCTCTCCGACGCCTGGGAGGGCCTCTCCGCGTTCTTCGAGCCCGGGCGCGAGATCCTGGTCGCCCGCGACACGGAGGAGGCGCTGGCCGCGGTCGACCTGCCGCCCGGGGAGCTCGCCCGCGTCGGGCGCGCCGCCCGCGCGCGGGTCCTCGCCCAGCACACGGCGGAGCGGCGCGCGGCGGAGCTCGTCGCGGCCATCGAGGGCGCCGGGAGGGCCGGCTGA
- a CDS encoding CC/Se motif family (seleno)protein: MISLTPAARELILAKGVAVRLELARVVHGGCGVPPLQERPSVRFGAPPAAERDAYRESTVDGITVHVPRALPDGRALTLGVASFLGLRRLVLQGWNPLGWELSAGGDARR, from the coding sequence ATGATCTCCCTCACCCCCGCGGCGCGCGAGCTCATCCTGGCGAAGGGCGTGGCGGTCCGGCTCGAGCTCGCCCGCGTGGTGCACGGCGGCTGCGGCGTGCCCCCGCTCCAGGAGCGGCCCTCCGTCCGGTTCGGCGCGCCGCCCGCGGCCGAGCGCGACGCGTACCGCGAGTCGACGGTGGACGGGATCACCGTGCACGTGCCCCGGGCCCTGCCGGACGGGCGGGCGCTGACGCTCGGGGTGGCGTCGTTCCTCGGCCTGCGGCGGCTCGTGCTCCAGGGCTGGAACCCGCTCGGCTGGGAGCTCTCCGCCGGCGGCGACGCCCGCCGCTGA
- the mtgA gene encoding monofunctional biosynthetic peptidoglycan transglycosylase, translated as MRRLAALVTLSALALLALYAGLWVVLPDPSEVKTKNPRTTAVIEQRRAEARAHGRTLRVHQSWVGLDRVAPALVQAVLVSEDARFYGHGAFDWAEVEAAADDSLRSGRALRGASTLTQQLAKNLWLGTERSAWRKAKEAVLAVKLERAVPKRRILALYLNVAEWGEGVFGIEAAARARFGVPAAALSPAQAALLAAMLPAPRRADLDHPSRWLARRARRILDRMLAAGRLDEAAHAAAARELAWYLDRSTGDEEPPPEDAG; from the coding sequence GTGCGACGCCTCGCCGCGCTGGTCACTCTCTCCGCCCTCGCCCTCCTCGCGCTCTACGCGGGGCTGTGGGTCGTCCTGCCCGATCCCTCGGAGGTGAAGACGAAGAACCCGCGGACCACCGCCGTCATCGAGCAGCGCCGCGCCGAGGCGCGCGCGCACGGCCGGACGCTGCGGGTCCACCAGAGCTGGGTCGGCCTCGACCGCGTGGCGCCCGCGCTGGTGCAGGCGGTGCTGGTCTCCGAGGACGCGCGCTTCTACGGCCACGGCGCGTTCGACTGGGCCGAGGTCGAGGCGGCCGCCGACGACAGCCTGCGCTCCGGCCGGGCGCTCCGCGGCGCCTCCACGCTCACCCAGCAGCTGGCGAAGAACCTCTGGCTCGGGACCGAGCGCTCCGCCTGGCGCAAGGCGAAGGAGGCGGTGCTGGCGGTGAAGCTCGAGCGCGCGGTGCCGAAGCGCCGCATCCTCGCCCTCTACCTCAACGTGGCGGAGTGGGGCGAGGGGGTGTTCGGGATCGAGGCCGCCGCCCGGGCGCGCTTCGGCGTGCCGGCCGCCGCCCTCTCGCCCGCGCAGGCGGCGCTGCTCGCCGCCATGCTGCCCGCGCCGCGCCGCGCCGACCTCGACCACCCCTCGCGCTGGCTGGCGCGGCGCGCCCGCCGCATCCTCGACCGGATGCTCGCGGCCGGCCGGCTCGACGAGGCCGCCCACGCCGCCGCCGCGCGCGAGCTCGCCTGGTACCTCGACCGATCGACCGGCGACGAGGAGCCGCCGCCGGAGGACGCCGGCTAG
- a CDS encoding MFS transporter, translated as MVWLLGFASFANDVSSEAIFPLLPLYLAELGGGVGLLGLIEGSADAVSSGVKVLAGRWSDRGPRRLLVVGGYGLPALARAGIAAALAPWHVLLARLTDRVGKGIRSGPRDALLADAVAEESAGRAFGVQRSLDHLGAAVGPLVASGLLLALAALPQERALRATFAVAAALGLVAPALVLLGLRPGGSSTSTATATGKRNANADAADRPLSGAFWRYLACAAIFALANSSDAFLLRKAHDVGYTAAQVPLLWFGHHLVKALAGAPGGALSDRLPRAWVVAGGWVAYGLAYLGFSAANARWQVAALFGFYALYHGLAEAAERALVADAADRGARGRAYGWYHGVTGAVALPASVLTGWLWSTRGAGEALATSGALALLAAGVLTLSAWGGRLGRAA; from the coding sequence GTGGTGTGGCTGCTCGGCTTCGCGAGCTTCGCCAACGACGTCTCGAGCGAGGCGATCTTCCCGCTCCTGCCGCTCTACCTGGCCGAGCTGGGCGGGGGCGTCGGGCTGCTCGGCCTCATCGAGGGCAGCGCCGACGCCGTCTCGAGCGGCGTCAAGGTGCTGGCGGGGCGGTGGTCCGACCGCGGGCCGCGGCGGCTCCTGGTGGTGGGCGGCTACGGGCTCCCGGCGCTGGCGCGGGCGGGCATCGCGGCCGCGCTCGCGCCCTGGCACGTCCTTTTGGCGCGCCTGACCGACCGGGTGGGGAAGGGGATCCGCTCCGGGCCGCGCGACGCGCTCCTGGCCGACGCGGTGGCGGAGGAGAGCGCGGGCCGCGCCTTCGGCGTCCAGCGCTCGCTCGACCACCTGGGGGCGGCGGTGGGGCCGCTCGTCGCCTCGGGGCTGCTCCTGGCCCTCGCGGCGCTGCCGCAGGAGCGCGCGCTGCGCGCGACCTTCGCGGTCGCGGCGGCGCTGGGGCTGGTGGCGCCGGCGCTGGTGCTGCTCGGGTTGCGGCCGGGGGGGAGCTCGACCTCGACCGCGACCGCGACCGGCAAACGCAACGCGAACGCGGACGCGGCGGACAGGCCGCTCTCGGGGGCGTTCTGGAGGTACCTCGCCTGCGCGGCGATCTTCGCGCTCGCGAACTCCTCCGACGCCTTCCTGCTCCGGAAGGCGCACGACGTGGGGTACACGGCGGCGCAGGTGCCGCTGCTCTGGTTCGGGCACCACCTCGTGAAGGCGCTGGCGGGGGCGCCGGGCGGCGCGCTCTCGGACCGGCTGCCGCGCGCCTGGGTGGTCGCGGGGGGATGGGTCGCCTACGGGCTCGCCTACCTCGGCTTCTCGGCGGCGAACGCCCGCTGGCAGGTGGCGGCGCTCTTCGGGTTCTACGCGCTCTACCACGGCCTGGCCGAGGCCGCGGAGCGCGCGCTCGTGGCCGACGCGGCGGATCGCGGCGCGCGCGGCCGGGCCTACGGGTGGTATCACGGGGTCACCGGCGCGGTGGCGCTCCCGGCGAGCGTGCTGACGGGCTGGCTGTGGAGCACGCGAGGCGCGGGCGAAGCGCTGGCCACCTCCGGGGCGCTGGCGCTCCTGGCTGCGGGGGTGCTCACCCTGAGTGCATGGGGCGGGCGCCTCGGGAGGGCCGCCTGA
- a CDS encoding superoxide dismutase, with the protein MADVKKYAEHDFSKVRGLTGISDNQIAEHLKLYAGYVKRTNTLTEKLFALCGDGKASGADPVYAELTRRMGFEYNGMVLHEYYFGNLTGGAQAEPPAGGKLRKAIEASFGGKYETWLADFRAVATMPGVGWAILYQDPNTGWLSNHWITLHNDGNPAGFKPILVMDGWEHAFMRDYQATERAKYVDAFFKNVNWQTCESRLK; encoded by the coding sequence ATGGCGGACGTGAAGAAGTACGCGGAGCACGACTTCTCGAAGGTGCGCGGGCTCACCGGCATCTCCGACAACCAGATCGCCGAGCACCTCAAGCTCTACGCGGGCTACGTGAAGCGCACCAACACGCTCACCGAGAAGCTCTTCGCCCTGTGCGGCGACGGGAAGGCCTCGGGCGCCGACCCGGTCTACGCCGAGCTCACCCGCCGCATGGGGTTCGAGTACAACGGCATGGTCCTGCACGAGTACTACTTCGGGAACCTCACCGGCGGCGCGCAGGCCGAGCCGCCGGCGGGCGGCAAGCTCCGCAAGGCCATCGAGGCCTCGTTCGGCGGCAAGTACGAGACCTGGCTGGCCGACTTCCGCGCGGTGGCGACCATGCCGGGCGTGGGCTGGGCCATCCTGTACCAGGACCCGAACACCGGCTGGCTGTCGAACCACTGGATCACCCTGCACAACGACGGCAACCCGGCGGGCTTCAAGCCGATCCTGGTGATGGACGGCTGGGAGCACGCCTTCATGCGCGACTACCAGGCCACGGAGCGCGCCAAGTACGTCGACGCGTTCTTCAAGAACGTGAACTGGCAGACCTGCGAGAGCCGGCTGAAGTAG
- the mutY gene encoding A/G-specific adenine glycosylase gives MPVLPSARRSALRRRLLAWWDAGHRELPWRFPTGEADPYRVWISEVMLQQTQVAAVVPYYLRFLERFPTLEALAEASEDEVLARWSGLGYYARGRRLRAAAREMLARHGGVPRSREALAALPGFGPYTAGAVASIAFGLEEPCVDGNVARVLARLGCVEGAPEAPATRARLWALAAELVRGPRPGELNQALMDLGATVCGKAAPRCARCPVAPCCAARARGRERELPPARARRAPRRLEVACAVVVQGGRLLLERRPPGGLFGGLWELPGAEVAPGATAPAALAEALALRGLRVRVGKELARVERVLTHRRLALTAFRGSVARLPPPGGQLRLAAPEELPALALSAATRALVEALPASGRPAARRRIREEE, from the coding sequence ATGCCCGTCCTCCCCTCCGCCCGCCGCTCCGCCCTCCGCCGCCGACTCCTCGCCTGGTGGGACGCGGGGCACCGCGAGCTGCCCTGGCGCTTCCCGACGGGCGAGGCGGATCCCTACCGCGTGTGGATCTCGGAGGTCATGCTGCAGCAGACGCAGGTGGCGGCGGTGGTGCCGTACTACCTCCGCTTCCTCGAGCGCTTCCCGACGCTCGAGGCGCTCGCCGAGGCGTCCGAGGACGAGGTGCTCGCGCGCTGGAGCGGGCTCGGCTACTACGCGCGCGGGCGGCGGCTTCGCGCGGCGGCGCGGGAGATGCTCGCGCGGCACGGCGGCGTCCCGCGCTCGCGCGAGGCGCTGGCGGCGCTGCCGGGCTTCGGCCCTTACACGGCCGGCGCGGTGGCGAGCATCGCCTTCGGCCTGGAGGAGCCCTGCGTGGACGGGAACGTGGCGCGGGTGCTGGCGCGCCTCGGCTGCGTCGAGGGCGCGCCGGAGGCTCCGGCCACGCGGGCGCGGCTGTGGGCGCTCGCGGCGGAGCTCGTGCGCGGGCCGCGGCCGGGCGAGCTCAACCAGGCGCTCATGGACCTCGGCGCGACCGTCTGCGGGAAGGCGGCGCCGCGCTGCGCGCGCTGCCCGGTCGCCCCCTGCTGCGCGGCGCGCGCCCGCGGCCGGGAGCGCGAGCTGCCGCCGGCGCGGGCGCGCCGGGCGCCGCGCCGGCTCGAGGTGGCGTGCGCGGTCGTCGTGCAGGGCGGCCGGCTGCTGCTCGAGCGCCGGCCGCCGGGCGGCCTCTTCGGGGGGCTTTGGGAGCTGCCCGGGGCGGAGGTCGCACCTGGGGCGACCGCGCCCGCCGCTCTCGCGGAAGCCCTGGCGCTGCGGGGGTTGCGGGTGAGGGTGGGGAAAGAGCTGGCGCGCGTGGAGCGGGTGCTGACGCACCGGCGCCTGGCGCTCACGGCCTTTCGCGGCAGCGTCGCGCGGCTGCCGCCTCCGGGGGGGCAGCTCCGGCTGGCCGCGCCCGAGGAGCTGCCGGCGCTCGCGCTCTCCGCGGCGACCCGGGCCCTGGTGGAGGCGCTGCCGGCGAGCGGCCGTCCCGCCGCGCGCCGCAGAATTCGTGAGGAAGAATGA
- the rpsL gene encoding 30S ribosomal protein S12 — translation MPTISQLVRQGREQLQVKKKAPALRESPQKRGVCTRVYTTTPKKPNSALRKVARVRLTNGFEVTSYIPGVGHNLQEHSVVLIRGGRVKDLPGVRYHIIRGTLDAVGVQGRKQSRSKYGAKRPS, via the coding sequence ATGCCGACGATCAGCCAGCTGGTGCGCCAGGGCCGCGAGCAGCTCCAGGTGAAGAAGAAGGCGCCCGCGCTTCGCGAGTCGCCGCAGAAGCGCGGCGTGTGCACGCGCGTCTACACGACGACGCCGAAGAAGCCGAACTCGGCGCTCCGCAAGGTCGCCCGCGTCCGCCTCACCAACGGCTTCGAGGTGACGAGCTACATCCCCGGGGTCGGGCACAACCTGCAGGAGCACTCGGTGGTCCTCATCCGCGGGGGCCGCGTGAAGGACCTCCCGGGCGTGCGCTACCACATCATCCGCGGGACCCTCGACGCCGTCGGCGTGCAGGGCCGCAAGCAGAGCCGCTCCAAGTACGGCGCCAAGCGCCCCAGCTAA
- the rpsG gene encoding 30S ribosomal protein S7 translates to MPRRREVEKRKILPDPKFQDRLVAKFVNNLMRKGNKSVGERIIYGAFDQVEQKLKDDPLKIFKKALDNVKPVVEVKSRRVGGATYQVPVEVRQDRRTALAMRWLIDYSKARGEKTMVDKLAGEIMDAASNRGNAVKKREDTHKMAEANKAFAHYRW, encoded by the coding sequence ATGCCTCGTCGTCGCGAAGTCGAGAAGCGGAAGATCCTCCCCGATCCCAAGTTCCAGGACCGGCTGGTGGCGAAGTTCGTCAACAACCTGATGCGGAAGGGCAACAAGTCCGTGGGTGAGCGGATCATCTACGGCGCCTTCGACCAGGTGGAGCAGAAGCTCAAGGACGACCCGCTCAAGATCTTCAAGAAGGCGCTCGACAACGTGAAGCCGGTGGTCGAGGTGAAGAGCCGCCGGGTCGGCGGCGCCACCTACCAGGTGCCGGTCGAGGTCCGCCAGGATCGCCGCACGGCGCTTGCCATGCGCTGGCTCATCGACTATTCGAAGGCGCGCGGCGAGAAGACGATGGTGGACAAGCTCGCCGGCGAGATCATGGACGCCGCCTCCAACCGCGGCAACGCCGTGAAGAAGCGCGAGGACACGCACAAGATGGCGGAGGCGAACAAGGCCTTCGCGCATTACCGCTGGTAG